The Carassius auratus strain Wakin chromosome 5, ASM336829v1, whole genome shotgun sequence genome includes a window with the following:
- the cplx4b gene encoding complexin-4b, translating into MAQDGMSREEYEEYQKQMVEEKMERDAEFNTKKAERACLRTCLRDKYRLPKSEQDEIMIQQAGDDIDVPEEMIKMVDGEAPQEEEEKESIMGQMQNLQNMDMGQLKEKAQATFVEMKSKAEEKCTVM; encoded by the exons ATGGCCCAAGATGGAATGTCCAGAGAAGAATATGAGGAGTATCAGAAGCAGATGGTGGAGGAAAA GATGGAGAGAGATGCAGAGTTCAACACAAAAAAGGCAGAAAGGGCTTGTCTGAGGACTTGTTTAAGAGACAAATATCGACTTCCAAAG AGTGAACAGGATGAGATTATGATTCAGCAGGCCGGAGATGACATTGACGTGCCAGAAGAAATGATCAAGATGGTGGATGGAGAAGCGccgcaggaggaggaggaaaaggaGTCCATCATGGGTCAAATGCAGAACCTTCAGAACATGGATATGGGGCAGCTCAAAGAAAAGGCTCAGGCCACGTTTGTGGAGATGAAATCCAAGGCTGAGGAGAAGTGCACTGTCATGTAA